The following is a genomic window from Homalodisca vitripennis isolate AUS2020 chromosome 5, UT_GWSS_2.1, whole genome shotgun sequence.
GCACAGTCGTTTCAAGAGTTTATGGTAGAATAAAAactctatttaattttacagacacacaataattcaagtaacgcgtaatcaataattaaaatgacataatgaTGGTAATTCttgctcatatttaaaaattaaatgaaaaagatttaaaaattttgtaggCTAAGATTTTTTgcgaaaaaaaacaaaataaaaaaagaggcAAGGTACATGTacatgttcttttttataaaatatgcagGGGCTTTGAAAATTgtgattttataagtttaattagtGGACCACCCTGAACAGTTCAGGGTATGAAAAATAGATAGTAACCAATTCTGAGACGTACTGAATATGCATACACAATTGGCCAAAAATCGGTAAAGTGGTTTCGGAGGAGTAAGGTAACTAACATTGTGACAcgagaattttatatataagatataaactcaaaaggaaaaacatatttttggaaacattatataaatccaaaatgactgtaattgttgttttaaaaatctaaatacaataCTTTGGTAGACTCGCAATGAGAGGTACTTTTGCTTCATACCTCATGAGAATATTATTGGAATGCCTGTTGAAACAAAACGTATATTATTCTTCTGTTAAGTTAGAAACTCACTCAGGACCTAATGCATAACAGTACAATAGTCCTGATGTCTACTTGTAAAAGCATACTGTTTagtgagaaaaaaatattttctacataaaatgtaaaattaaatacaaatataatttagggGTGTTGATAGGCAGTTGAACACATATTGGGTAGGAACgtaatacaaacatatatttatttagaaatgactatatttacaaatactatgTGTAAAGTTTACGTAACTTagcgttttacaaaaataacatggTTGAGAAATATATTTCCTTCCATTTGTTACTTAAAATTACAACACAATAAAAAGTTTGTATCACGATTACTTATCGCTTCAGTCAGTTATTCATTATCAAACGAAACCcttatataaaacagtattaaataattCTCTACAAATAATTATCTGTtggaatacattatttaattctaaaaaattaattgttcaagTTAAATATATAGGTTGTTAGGAGGTCGATATTAGTATGAGACGTGCATAACgaagttttaaattattggtGTTTCTTTCCCAATGATGTTCAACCTCCTCTATATCATTCCTGtaaggaattattttatattatattcgcATGTGAAATTTTCCAATAAGTTTAATACATacctaaaaaaaacatattatttaatttttatatttattttggcaactgacataaatttcattacaaatttacagTGAATCTTATTATTCTCTAAAATAGCTATAGTAGTGTGATTCTATTACTATATGATGTACAAAAAAAGATCTTTACATTTCTAATTCATACTCTTTAGAATAGCAATAAGTTATAAATTCTGAGGTCGAACTTAATGAGTTAAGTTATTTACCACCCTGTATGttacaacatttttcatttttattagtttgaaatgaaatgtgttattataatGATTGGTGGTAATTTTGATAACGcaatttaagataaaaactattacatataGTAGAGAAAATTAAAGAAGCATTCATCGTGgaacaatttaacattttaaaggtgGATTTAAAACATGAGGAATAAAATGTCAgtgtaaataagtattaaaactagttaaaatactAGATATACTAGTAATTCAGTAGATTCATGGGTTTactgaatgtaaaaataaaaactgaagtttctttgtttttttatagtacaacGTTTGGTTAAAGTATAAATTCAgctcaatgtttttatttcatctaagTAGCACTCATAACGAATATTATGATCATATGTACGTTATCCCAGTATCTTTAGTTGTATGGCATGTATAAATGTATACGGCAATAGTTGAATTAAATCGAAATATGGTacgttttatgcaataaaaattgcAGAAAAACGTTCCTAATTCTTACATTGGAACGTAGCTATATGAATAATACgctttctcattttaaatattttactgatcgtGAATGTTTGCTCCTGTATGacagttatttatttcttttactataCGACCTAGACAATTCTAAGAATTCCGAATATACTTATCATTTATCATTCGTTGCCAAAATTACTTACTTGCCAAACTGCAAAGgtacaaaatgtgtttcaaaattGACTACGCAACGGACTAGCTTGCCTATCAACAAGGTACAAAAATATGTCAGAGATTCTTCATGCTGAGATTATTGTCGGTCTGAAGAGGAGGAAGGCTAGCTAGACAATAAAAGCAGAACTAAGGAAGACCCCAGTGTCCAAGTGGCCATCACGTAACCACCACAGCCCCCATTGTTGTCTGCAACAAACAAATTCATGTCGTtaatatcatacattttatttataccaatTCAGCTCTTACATAAACAAATATGGtctacattttttgttagataCACAAGAACTTCTTTACActgataaattatgtatatagatATCTTCAAATATggatagaatatatttatttattatatttaatggtttatttaaaattacactagTTTCCAGTGTAAGGTAATAATTCATTTAAGTAAGAAGTACCTAGTTGAAAATTGCAATCAACAATCCCAACTCACAAACTGGACTGGATTTAAATCAGGGCAAAACAAAACCACACGTATTAAACACATTAACAGTCATTCTTGTAGTTCTGTTTAATAACTTTCTATGTCTCTTGTATTTCATAACATACGAGTGCTATAGAAAACAACTCGATAGCTTCTAAATTAAGGTAAGATATGATACATGAATTTCTTGGAGGCAAAGTTTGGATTAAAAATTCTCTCTTCGACCTaatgttaataaacttaaaatattaaaaatttactataatcaaaatactatttgaaaataacatattttaacaacaCATCATAAagataaatatcttatttaaaacataaattattttttaattaaaataattttgtctaatTATCGAAGCagcaaatatttattaactaataatcaATAATCTACAAATAATAGcaaataataatagcaaataatcttacaatattgattatttataagtttaaaaataaatattccaaaaaatgcAAACATTTAGCCCCAAATTAGGCCACCGATAACCCAGACCACATCACACCCATCGCTCACGCTAAACCtgaatatgtaaaatttgttgaaatataCCACTTCGAATTGCTCAGTATTTTGCACTATGTTGCTcgtggttttaataattttagatttatccAAGCACAGCTTTTCTTAGAACGCTAAAGTATTTAAAGAGTATGACTATTACGAGTATGTCATAAATACCCTGAGTCAAACATACGTATTAAATGGTAGGTTACAGCCCGTTAATTGCTGTCTCTTAACTAGCAAACGTATCTGTTGTGTTACTTTCATACACAAAAGGGTTGTCTTGAGGAGAAATAGAGAAAACAGTTAGGTAAAATGTTAAAGTGGCTTTAAAACCATAGGGTGAATGTTAAACTGGCACAGACGTGCTACTACTAGTCTGAGGGTTGAATACGTAACGATAGTTAAGTCAGTGAGAGAGGCCATAACAGGGCTAATGTGTTCAGCAGACGTTCTGTGTTAGTGTTCCTGCCGACACGTTTGGCGGGAGATGTGATTTACAACGGTAGAGCACTGAGCAGAGGTGAGCTGGctggtaattttgaattttttggcaGCCCGCTGTGAATTCTATCTCCCTTGGTTTGTTTAATGACTTGGATGCTAACTTGTGGAAATACAGGAATTTGAATTATTACACTCACTTTCACATTATGTACTTACTTTAAAAGGATCTAGTTATCGCTTTGCTTTACTACTgttattaaacattgtttgtaataaattaaagtaggATAATACCTGAGCCTGCCTGAGTGGGAGTTTAAGCCTGCctgagtaatatttataattctattttacTAACACAAGatactaatttaaattgtatgaatttatttgtataatctgtttaaataatcaataatatccTAACGGGTAGAGTTGCACTACTGACTAGACGTGGAATCAGGCAATGCTCCTCATTGGCCAAACCAGTTTTGACTTAAAATCGTCTGAGGACGTGATGGTCTGATCGGTCGGTATAGTATGTCCTGGACGTTCCCCGGGCCAGAGTGTGGTTGCAGTTATTCAAGATATAATCCACGGCCAATGGTTAATCTCTCACACTCGTCTCGCTCCTTCTCTCTCTAGCCCGGGTCGGTATCTCTCAACGAGTCGAGAGGTATCTAGGACCCCCCCTCCTTGGCCCctgttagattttttaaaatccattattttgtcactgattttatttttattctaattctctGCATCATTCACTGCCCAAGTAAATATAAAGTTGTCAAGTTCATCTCTTCAaaactaagtaatataataaatatattactattgaatccataaaacataaaacatttttgcaaagGGTATGATTTTAGGAATTACTACACAGAAGCCAATTTATCAACTACGAACAATTAGAGAATgtttcagtaaattaattaataacataaataaaataattccggttgtATAATGAGTTTAGCATTGTTCAGTTAGTTTTACTAACAGTGTTACATAGGAATAAACTAACTCTTGCTGAACATAAGGACttactttatttactaatttgAAGTATCCTATTACCTAAGTGTTACAGGTTGCTGCTAGCAAAGTTACTATACATGAGAGCGTGCCACCCCTGCTTGCTTTGATCGGTaaagagctggcttccccttcttacAAGGAGACAAAGCTGAGATTAATACTCAAAATccctcctcatggatctcgacaggagacgGCTCCTACCCCAAACTTACCAATCCAGAATATTTTATGACTCCGGAAGTAGCGTAAGGGTATTTTTAAAGCTAATTACGTTAGCTTATTGTCCTAAGTGATACATGTATAGGCCTATAGCACCTACCAGCGGAAGATTCCCTTGTACCGAGAACTGACGCAAGCCTTGGTCTGTCCTCGTCTAGCCACACTTCCTGCACTGTCATATACACGTCATACAGTTGTGCCAGACACTGTAGTCGCAACTTGCCGCCTTGGAACTTGTTCACCTCAGTCTGCAGCCCTACGGTCGTCACGTTCACGTCTACAGTATGTAAGATGCTCTCATTCACCTAGAATTAGTGTCAGCTATGAGAAGAGTAACTGAACTAGTTTCATATCCCTCATAATATGTAGCATAAGGTATGTATTTGAGTAGCAAAATCTAAATAATGTATAGACCGAGGTTAATCGAAACCATTTCTGCAAAGGATTGctgaaaagtaaaaatgtttataatgattACTCAGGACGTAACTATTAGATCTACTGTCttgaacattaaaatgtatttttttaaactgagaaCGTATTCGCTAATTTATGAGTTAGACcctttctttcaaaattaaatcttaaatattgttaataatgtaaccTTAATATGCTAGTAAACCTAAGGACGCTTTTATTTTctcaacataattaaaaaatcatgctATAaaggtataaattaattttatgaccATAATATCTACGGTTACCTAAACGTGCGTAGTATATAAatattcagaattaaaaatagtttgaaaataacGGATTGttgatttcttatttaatccTTTCACTGCCTCCTCCATACATATTAGTGTGTTGTAAGAGTTCACCATACCGGACTTTAGTATGAAGAACGTAATACACTTGTAATCCAGATATATCACGTAACCCACTCATACCACTTATGTAACAAATATGTCTCTGTGTACCGTGTAATCTAGCAATATAAGGTCCTTTATAAAATGCGTGAAAACGAATATTTTAAACGTCGGATGAaacatattttcattactttGAGTGTGAATGTTTTATAAGCCgttaaataatgaatattcttattaatttttcaaccaaACTTATTCAATCTCTGCACAATTTATTCCTAACGCCGCCTCACTTTTCTGAAACTGCTACAGAATCGCCTTATACCGAACAACGCAGAAATGTTATACTAACAGTTTAGCACATTTTCGTGAAGAATGTGTTACCTTATGGCCATTTATAAGCCATGTGAGATTAAGAGGTAAAGCGGCCCACGGTGCTGTGCAGTTTGCCCTCAGGATGTCTCCCAGAGCGTAACTGTTCTTCTCCACGGCCACGGAAGGTGACCCTTCTGGTAACTCTGGAATATTTACAagaacacaatttaattactgTTCAGTTAACTGTGGCTTTATGCTTAGTGATTTTGACAGGATTACTAGAGATCTACGCACTATGGCGTATGACGCTGTCAACTTATAAAGTGAGAATCTAATAATACATAGGAATCAGAAATGTTTAGAATATCACATATTGATTTTATACAGACCTTCATAAacttacagtattttattacatttaatttgatgtaattcatggattattattatttgcatgtATTTCGCTTGTCTTCTAATAGCCATATTCTATGGCACGTACTTTAATGGTAAAATGTATCAAAAAGGAGTAAATAAGCTCTCTATTACCTGCTGAGTAGATCATAGTATACATCGTAAAGGAAGTCTACTAAATTTCCgattttagataatatttaatggttgtaattattttaattcaattcatGTAGGTGAATATACGTGATTAAAACTACGAAACCATATAGATGAATGTACAGTTCTACTTGGATaatctacaaatattttacttaatacatttagaacttgttgtttacaaatattgtttttttcattatatgtatagtatttatatttgtatcgtTGATAGAGGTTTCTTCAACAAGGCTTCGTAACAAAGCAATGCATCGTCTTGTTTCTCGAGATACTGTATATTACCATTAATGTACCCTAGTTCTGCGTCACGGCTCACTTAATTTTGCATCCCATATCTCTCTTTCATCACCTCACTTAGCTCCAAATCGACACTGGCCCTGTATGACTCAGATGCGTTCTATAAACAACCTCATCCCTTTGCtgcatgtttattgttttttggttTATGGCGTTTTAGCAATCAAATCTAGGATAAGCctataaaatagcaaaattaatatactgaacatgtgttgtaattcactagtagtattaaatgaaaatatttcatgttcCAATAATCTTTATTCACTCAGCAATACTGTTCACAGTTTTTTTCTTGGTGTTGAATTGGATCGGTAACAGATAGGTAATTGTATTgtgaatgttttaattgtattgatatattatacTCGATAAGATTATTAAAGGAGCTATTGacatatagatttattttatggCAAGTATATGTTTCTATGGTAACTGACCAAGTTAGCTGTCATTAAgaatgataatataacatttttgtctaGGGATGGTTACcactgattatatttattttaaagtttagtatATGATAATACTCATTAAATTCCTATATAAAATGCAACGggaaaaatgaataaatgttttttaaatgttcatagtACTTGTTTTATCAAACGTAAACATAACTAGCGTAACGAACCGGGGACAGAAATGgcccttttaaaatatttctggatAGCGTTGACTATAAACTGTTAAGCCccttcaatataaaattatcaagtGGAATGTTTTTGTTACTgtgaaacatttttatcttacaaattaCACGTTATAGATTGAAaatcaatatcttgaaaactaagacatctaaataaatatttgttctagCATAGTTTCGTATAGACCATTTTAAAATAAGAGTAATCTACATTTTTGAAAGAGAGAGATTTATGGTACAGCTACTAAAAGAGTCGCTGTACAACATGacaaatgttagttttataaacaaattagttatattatgttgtaaaaagGTTACAAGCTGTGAGAATTACTATTCATTAACATATCAATACAATTAACACATTCACAATAAAATTACCTATCTGTTATCGATCAAATTCAACACCAAGATACCATACCATTACCATAATTTTACATCATGATTCATAAACTATTTCcattgtattgaatattttagtacaGCGATTGCATTTGTTTTGAGGTTCATTTAAACTAATTAGAATTACGATATACTATTAAATGGAGTTATTTTAAGGGAAATATCTATGTTTAGAAAATGAAAATCTCCATACTGAGCAtgcataaatgtaataaacagttTGGTTTAGAAAGAAAAATACTTTCGCCATAATGGTATCCGTAAATACgacagtataaatttatttacagtgttgcaatactttaaaagtataaaagtaactGAAATGAAAAGGAAAATACATTACTACCCGGGCTGAAGGGATCTGGCCGTAATCCTACCCTGCTCAAGAGCACAGTCAGTGATTTCATTTTGACCATTTCATATCGTAATGTGACTTCGAGATTGAACTGAAAACCATATTATGAGAATATGTACCCGTAACTTAGAACTGCAGTTTCActtgagattttttaaaatgaaaactgtaaatatCGGAACTATTAATATTCATGACCATAACTGGATGGAAGTAGTTAAAGTTAGTAGTATAACATTTTAGTTCAGAAGCCGAGAACCATCATTCGTTGTTATAGGAAAAAATCTGGATTTTCTTGACATCTatagaaaaattgaaatttggaaaaactATATCATCGGCCACTAGTTTTCGTAGAGGTCGAAACGGAGTATCAGAAGGTTAAACATATAACGCGAAAATTTTTCTCATATGCTATTTTCTTAGCGTTCAAACTTAAAAGTTAATCAAAAGATATGttgataaatgttaaataagacTGACTCGGTTAGACCCTTAAAATGGTGACTAAGTTTTTCATCTAGTTATTTCGTGTAATTACAGTTTATGTGTTTTACGGTCGCTTTAAGTGTATAAAATCAAGACAAATATAAtccaagaaataaattattgtttcatattcctAACCATTTTGATATCCACCAATTTCAATGCGCACCAAAATTAGCACACCTGGTGATTGCCTTATTTCTTAGGAAAATTCCTCTATAGGAATCAATAAAAATCATACCTGTCTATgtacatttaaattggtttttggcTTATTTAAATTACCATATAAATTGACACTAAGGGCGGTATGAGATTCTAAgtcttataaaacaatatttacttacataatgTGTagaataaaactacaatttagCTACCGTGTTCAACAAACTAAAATCACAATTAGGAGAATAtttgctgtattaaaataatccGTAGATCATCTTTGATTGGTGACATTAAAAGCAACACGCTCCCAGGGAAGGGAGTGAGATAGTAAAAGGCGGGACTAGCTTCAAAATGTTGTTCTACAGTAACATGTGTCAACCGTTATGTCACGATACTAGAACCAAGCAATTATTACTTTACCAGGCATTAAGGAAACTCTGTATATGAAATGTCAGATCTTATAAACTAAAGCATATGAAGCTTTGTCTGTCTTCAAACTGTAAAGAACGGCAGTTCAGTCCCCGTATTCATCTTCCCTCCGCAGACATTCTTTATTGTTACTGGACGTTTTCATACAACATAAATATTCTATTCAATACTGTAAGCTGTACTTAGCCCATTAGTTGTTTGCATTATCTACAATCATAGACGTCACCTATGTTCATTTTAACAACACAAGTAAAAAGtgagtatgttttattttgttatgatatgtcaatgttttagtaaaaatttttaatgattataatgtatggtctttatgtttaaaaataataccttaaaataattaactaagtGTATCATATTTTTAGCATCGAAAGAGTATCATTAGATTAACCGTTAAGTTaggaaacagttttataaaattatttaaaagcataaaatgGGAAATTAAACAAGGATTAGGAAGGTGTAGTATGAGTtcgacagtactgataaaaagtgcaaaggtcaaAGACAGGATGCGGGCCTGTGgtgtctctaactcagacccaagaTCTGACGCTCTAGACATCTCGGACTGCTAtccaaaattaattactttttatgttgacATAAAAGTTTACATGATTTTAAACGAATTTCATTTCTTAGTTATGAAGTTTGGTGGAACAGGTTCACGTTTAACTGCATTGTGCTTTCTTTACAGCCagctatatagtatatattataaattaaatattataattgcttTCTTGGAGTttcatatatcatataaaaatcaaaatttgtatatgaaaacatttaaataatattttatttgcaatattgaattttatttgtaaataatatatgagttgcaaaatttttaaattttcgttaaATATGGATTAAAACAAATGGTGTGATTCgacattatattttctataagaTTGTGTTGACGGAGAGACTTACCGACAACCTGGACTTGGGCGGAAACAACTTGGGTGTGGAAGTCGGGTGCATCAGTTGATACCTCGCAACGGTATCTGCCCGCAAGCTGTTTCTGAACGTCACGCAACGTTACGCGATCTGGCCCGGACTCACTGACCTGGCAACAAGTATGAATTACAGAATTTGAAAAGAATGTAATGCAGTGattgttaaacattataaaaagtataaagaaacATTTCAGTTAGAAGTCTTACAATCCAACTACTTATATTGTCGTTGTCCCAATCATGGGGAAGGCTCATCACTTCCTCAGTATCTCAAATTGATGCAGAAATAAAAATGATTGCATTTAAAATTCTGTTGATAAATTATACATTCAAACGGATTTTGGATAATGGTTTAAAAAGACTGGAAATTATGtacctgaaattttaaaatgaggtTTACCTACAAATTTCAAGTATGAGAAGTTATTGTGATTATTTCATAAACACGTTTTAATTGGTTTCCTCACGGTccttgaaaatattatttcaatttaccaCCAAACGAACTACATCTTGGGAAGAAAAAGCACAGCGAATATATTTAGTTGTCTAAGATAATTTCGGAAATCCAATGGTGCTGGCTccccattttcaaaatatattgcaaaGAAGTAATTCTTTTGCGCGatctatagtaaaataatatgaaatgttaaTGTGTTTATccaaatataactattttatatattatataaaaatccatGCTAATGTGGTTTTTCATTAGACAAATTCATTTCCGAAGGTTTAAGATTGCAAAGTTCTTATACAGTTACAAATAttgacagattttaaaattattgtataaaactattGAGAAGATCTTGAATCACTAGAAACTTCAAAAAGAGTTTATGATATTTGACTTAAAAAGCGTCGTATAAAAACAATAGTACAGATTtaacattataatgttttttataaggTACATTAAATTATGAAGTATAGCAGAATCGTATTTGGTAGttaggattttttaaatgtttggaaattttgtgttatttatgacTCCTCTATCACATAATGAGATGTATCAAATACTATATGGAATGCATTTATGGATATTTTAATCGTGgcacactttaaaattaaaatattcaatgggAATCCGGAAGCAATTTCTAAACGCGTATGGCCAAACAGATCcgattctaaatttaattttatatccatCCTTCAGGtaacttaatttgtttgatattaaCCTTGGGATGGCTCTGACGAACATCGTCAAATGAAAAAGCTTCTTAACTCCATACGATGCAACGTAATATAAAAGTTGCGGGGTTCGATCGTGTAACTTTTTAACAGAGTACTGAAGACCTAAAATTATgagtttaagtaaaatttttaatccagtaaaataattttggtcATCTTAGATTGAGGAGTCCTTGGTTTGTGAGGATTTTCAATCTTAGCTATTTAGGACAGAATTGTACTTACGAGTAAGACCCTCTGAGACAGctatacaaaaattagaaaaaatgaaaaaaggttACTCTAGATGTTCAAGAAATGGAGGGGCAAAGTATTATCTCGCATGATAGGAAATTAGATAGCAGTTATTATTGGCTGTACCATCAGCCATCACGTTCAATTTATTCCTGTTACTTTTCTACCTTCATTTTCTTATTTTGGTGCTTGCAAATATATGATAGTTTTATGGTACCAAAACTTATATGGATAGGTTAACACGAAATTTTAGGTTAGTTTATCAggtagaaatgttttaaaaggtacattttaatatttttgttgtttatttgtgaAGTCTCTTACATATTTATACAGGGAAAATGCAAATATTggcatacatataaaatatagttacatataaatattttactatttataaattttggcTTATATCATGTTGTAATTTAAAAGTCTTTCATAGTTTTCTTTGTGAGTTTAAAGTGATATCTGGAATTCAAAGTATAAAATCCTTTTGCTACTATTTCATAAACTATTAGTatggaaattttatatttctaaattagtAGAAATAGATCAAAGTTTATATATGAAACCAATTCTTTttcaaagatgtttaaaatagaatttaacattatttacgtATTTAGCTActtaacatgtatttatttaaggttatttaattttttatttaaaatattagggCTGGATACAAGTGTTTCAATACCTTTGTCTAATGAGAAATTTTAATGGAATGTATTTCTGGtttataatttggtttattaaaccattttaattttaaaataatttgtaataataaattaataggaaAGTTTGGGTCCACCATTTTAAAGGTAAAcccaatataatacaaaaatgtctCTTTTTATGAAGCTTTGAAACAATGAATCACGTGACACAAGTTCACGTTCGACACTTTGAGATTTTGAACCAGAAGCGTCTAGTTTTGGCACATTctgtatttaaaacttaatatattaagaggataaatttatttatttatttagggtTGTTGAATTTAGGTTCCCAGTTATATATCTAATCATTACGCCACTATTCAGTTTTAGTATCTGAGCTGGTTTAACATGTGCATGGAAATAAGTTGGTAACGCTACacgtaattttataaatgtactgaagtcttattaaattttctaaaaaagacTTGCAAATTGATCACTCAATTAGACATGTTGTCAATATAAATTCCAACACGTATATATTGCAACCgaatatatttggaaatattttctacAGTTAAGATAC
Proteins encoded in this region:
- the LOC124363338 gene encoding uncharacterized protein LOC124363338, whose amino-acid sequence is MYCPSGAGGLKEVVLKVPLAVLTGSTATLVCHYDLEGDPLYTVKWYKGREEFFRYVPKEHPHTRVFALPGVFVDVSESGPDRVTLRDVQKQLAGRYRCEVSTDAPDFHTQVVSAQVQVVELPEGSPSVAVEKNSYALGDILRANCTAPWAALPLNLTWLINGHKVNESILHTVDVNVTTVGLQTEVNKFQGGKLRLQCLAQLYDVYMTVQEVWLDEDRPRLASVLGTRESSADNNGGCGGYVMATWTLGSSLVLLLLSS